In Myxococcales bacterium, the following are encoded in one genomic region:
- a CDS encoding MFS transporter, whose translation MSSPSAPPATGLERRVVWLVAMVQLVNVLDFVMVMPLGRDFARALAIDESRLGLIGGSYTLAAAIAGVIAARFLDRFDRRLALTCAMLGLVTATAAGGFARDLHSMMAARILAGMFGGPATSLSMAIVADVVPAARRGAAMSVVMAAFSVASVVGVPAGLYAAELGSWRTPFFALAAIGLGVTIFVARTLPPMRRHLDGPRPARTPTMALLRRPEMLMTLGAAAAMTWSVFMVVPYVRSFLQNNHHVPDAEIKILYLVGGVASFVVVRITGPTVDKIGSTPVAILGTVLVSVALMVGFLPAAPIVPVVVVFALFMCTASLRGVPLSALSSKLPAPHERAQYMSLQSAVQHLASSAGAISASQIVRSAPDQHLLHIDVVVFASIGFAVCMPILMWPVERRVRARQAAAAAPATLPEATIA comes from the coding sequence ATGTCGTCTCCCTCCGCGCCGCCGGCCACCGGCCTCGAGCGGCGCGTGGTCTGGCTGGTCGCGATGGTCCAGCTCGTCAACGTGCTCGACTTCGTGATGGTCATGCCGCTCGGGCGCGACTTCGCCCGGGCGCTGGCGATCGACGAGTCGCGGCTGGGGCTGATCGGCGGCAGCTACACGCTCGCGGCCGCGATCGCCGGCGTGATCGCCGCCCGCTTCCTCGATCGGTTCGATCGGCGGCTCGCGCTGACGTGCGCGATGCTGGGGCTGGTCACCGCGACCGCGGCCGGCGGCTTCGCGCGCGATCTCCACAGCATGATGGCGGCGCGGATCCTGGCGGGCATGTTCGGCGGGCCGGCGACGTCGCTGTCGATGGCGATCGTCGCCGACGTGGTGCCCGCGGCGCGGCGCGGCGCGGCCATGAGCGTCGTCATGGCGGCGTTCTCGGTGGCGTCGGTCGTCGGCGTGCCGGCCGGGCTGTACGCGGCCGAGCTCGGCTCGTGGCGGACGCCGTTCTTCGCGCTGGCGGCCATCGGCCTGGGCGTCACGATCTTCGTGGCGCGGACGCTGCCGCCGATGCGCCGGCACCTCGACGGTCCGCGCCCGGCCCGCACGCCCACGATGGCGCTCTTGCGCCGGCCCGAGATGCTGATGACCCTGGGCGCGGCCGCGGCCATGACCTGGTCGGTGTTCATGGTCGTGCCGTACGTGCGGTCGTTCCTGCAGAACAACCACCACGTGCCCGACGCCGAGATCAAGATCCTGTACCTGGTCGGCGGCGTCGCCAGCTTCGTCGTCGTGCGCATCACCGGGCCGACCGTCGACAAGATCGGCTCGACCCCGGTGGCGATCCTGGGCACGGTGCTGGTGTCGGTCGCGCTCATGGTCGGGTTCCTCCCGGCGGCGCCGATCGTGCCGGTGGTGGTCGTGTTCGCGCTGTTCATGTGCACCGCGTCGCTGCGGGGCGTGCCGCTGTCGGCGCTGTCGTCGAAGCTGCCGGCGCCGCACGAGCGCGCGCAGTACATGTCGCTGCAGTCGGCGGTGCAGCACCTGGCGTCGTCGGCCGGCGCGATCTCGGCGTCGCAGATCGTCCGCAGCGCGCCCGATCAGCACCTGCTGCACATCGACGTGGTCGTGTTCGCGTCGATCGGCTTCGCGGTGTGCATGCCGATCCTGATGTGGCCGGTCGAGCGCCGGGTGCGGGCCCGGCAGGCCGCGGCCGCGGCGCCGGCGACGCTGCCCGAGGCGACGATCGCCTGA
- a CDS encoding YgiQ family radical SAM protein has protein sequence MSAPRPLFGYRKFWAHRLGPAPFLPTTRAEMDALGWDVCDVVLVTGDAYVDHPSFGMAIVGRLLEAQGFRVGIIAQPDWRSAAPFAALGRPALFFGVTAGNMDSMVNRYTSDRKLRSDDAYSPDGRGGLRPDRAVVVYAQRCREAFGDVPVIIGGIEASLRRIAHYDYWSDNVRRSVLVDSHADLLVFGNGERAIVEIAHRLAARQPIASIRDVRGTAFIAPGPRDGFVELDSTTVDRPGPVAPPIDPYAMVEDQPGAACATDGAAPAPLVQLRARPPRIDRGLQVIRLPAFEAVKTDRVLYAHASRVLHQESNPGNARALVQRHGERDVWLTPPPLPLTTAEMDALYELPYQRVPYPGYRGAKIPAYEMIRFSVTILRGCFGGCSFCSITEHEGRIIQNRSEESILREIEAVRDRTPGFHGIISDLGGPTANMWRLACKTKEIEAACRKPSCVFPDVCENMGTDHGPLIALYRKARALPGVKKILIASGLRYDLAVKSPAYVKELAQHHTGGYLKIAPEHTEDGPLAHMMKPGIGSYAKFKELFDRASAEAGKEQYLIPYFIAAHPGTTDEDMLNLALWLKQNGFRADQVQAFLPSPMASATAMYHTGYNPLRSLKSRTEVATVRSPQRRRLHKAFLRYHDPANWPMLREALERMGRAELIGNGKHHLVPRWQPQGVAVVGEGTRRPGGPRKGTALTQHTGLPPRPRERDVGRRKP, from the coding sequence ATGTCCGCGCCACGGCCGCTGTTTGGCTATCGCAAGTTCTGGGCGCACCGCCTGGGGCCGGCGCCGTTCCTGCCGACCACGCGGGCCGAGATGGACGCGCTCGGCTGGGACGTGTGCGACGTGGTCCTGGTCACCGGCGACGCCTACGTCGATCACCCGAGCTTCGGCATGGCGATCGTCGGGCGGCTGCTCGAGGCCCAGGGCTTCCGGGTCGGCATCATCGCCCAGCCCGACTGGCGGTCGGCGGCGCCGTTCGCGGCGCTGGGCCGGCCGGCGCTGTTCTTCGGCGTGACCGCCGGGAACATGGACTCGATGGTCAACCGCTACACCAGCGATCGCAAGCTGCGCTCGGACGACGCGTACTCGCCCGACGGCCGCGGCGGCCTCCGGCCCGATCGCGCGGTGGTCGTCTACGCCCAGCGGTGCCGCGAGGCGTTCGGCGACGTGCCGGTCATCATCGGCGGCATCGAGGCCAGCCTGCGGCGCATCGCCCACTACGACTACTGGTCCGACAACGTCCGGCGCTCGGTGCTGGTCGACTCCCACGCCGACCTGCTGGTGTTCGGCAACGGCGAGCGGGCGATCGTCGAGATCGCGCACCGCCTGGCGGCGCGCCAGCCGATCGCGTCGATCCGCGACGTGCGCGGCACCGCGTTCATCGCGCCGGGGCCGCGCGACGGCTTCGTCGAGCTCGACTCGACCACCGTCGATCGCCCCGGCCCGGTGGCGCCGCCGATCGATCCCTACGCGATGGTCGAGGACCAGCCCGGCGCGGCCTGCGCCACCGACGGCGCGGCGCCGGCGCCGCTGGTGCAGCTGCGCGCGCGGCCGCCCCGGATCGATCGCGGCCTCCAGGTCATCCGCCTGCCGGCGTTCGAGGCGGTCAAGACCGACCGCGTGCTCTACGCCCACGCGTCGCGGGTGCTGCACCAGGAGTCCAACCCCGGCAACGCCCGCGCGCTGGTGCAGCGCCACGGCGAGCGCGACGTGTGGCTGACGCCGCCGCCGCTGCCGCTGACCACCGCCGAGATGGACGCGCTCTACGAGCTGCCGTACCAGCGGGTGCCGTACCCCGGCTACCGCGGCGCCAAGATCCCGGCGTACGAGATGATCCGCTTCTCGGTGACGATCCTGCGCGGCTGCTTCGGCGGCTGCTCGTTCTGCTCGATCACCGAGCACGAGGGCCGGATCATCCAGAACCGCTCCGAGGAGTCGATCCTGCGCGAGATCGAGGCGGTGCGCGATCGCACGCCCGGGTTCCACGGGATCATCAGCGACCTGGGCGGGCCGACCGCCAACATGTGGCGGCTGGCGTGCAAGACCAAGGAGATCGAGGCGGCGTGCCGCAAGCCGTCCTGCGTGTTCCCCGACGTCTGCGAGAACATGGGCACCGATCACGGCCCGCTGATCGCGCTGTACCGCAAGGCCCGGGCGCTGCCGGGCGTGAAGAAGATCTTGATCGCCAGCGGCCTGCGCTACGACCTCGCGGTGAAGTCACCGGCGTACGTGAAGGAGCTGGCCCAGCACCACACCGGCGGCTACCTGAAGATCGCGCCCGAGCACACCGAGGACGGGCCGCTCGCGCACATGATGAAGCCGGGCATCGGCAGCTACGCGAAGTTCAAGGAGCTGTTCGATCGGGCCAGCGCCGAGGCCGGCAAGGAGCAGTACCTGATCCCGTACTTCATCGCCGCGCACCCGGGGACGACCGACGAGGACATGCTCAACCTGGCGCTGTGGCTCAAGCAGAACGGCTTCCGCGCCGATCAGGTGCAGGCGTTCCTGCCGTCGCCGATGGCGAGCGCGACCGCGATGTACCACACCGGCTACAACCCGCTGCGCTCGCTCAAGTCGCGCACCGAGGTCGCGACCGTGCGGAGCCCGCAGCGGCGCCGGCTGCACAAGGCGTTCCTGCGCTACCACGATCCCGCCAACTGGCCGATGCTGCGCGAGGCGCTCGAGCGCATGGGCCGGGCCGAGCTGATCGGCAACGGCAAGCACCACCTCGTGCCGCGCTGGCAGCCCCAGGGCGTGGCGGTCGTCGGCGAGGGCACGCGCCGCCCGGGCGGGCCGCGCAAGGGCACCGCGCTGACCCAGCACACCGGCCTGCCGCCGCGCCCGCGCGAGCGCGACGTCGGCAGGCGCAAGCCGTAG
- a CDS encoding TetR/AcrR family transcriptional regulator produces the protein MLDAALTLFAERGYHGASIPEIAAAAGMAPASIYRHVASKDALVNLVFRQAKGALGAALVEGVPAQGPLRTRFDALWAALDRFARTEPRAFAFLELHHHGDYLDAESRAVELRVLAPIAAVVTQGLAAGALRGRSAPALIITVWGAFVGMVRATRAGYVPFTAALSREVAASAWAAIAAPATSHARKDSP, from the coding sequence TTGCTCGACGCGGCGCTGACCTTGTTCGCCGAGCGCGGCTACCACGGCGCGTCGATCCCCGAGATCGCCGCCGCCGCCGGCATGGCGCCCGCGTCGATCTACCGGCACGTCGCCAGCAAGGACGCGCTGGTCAACCTGGTGTTCCGGCAGGCCAAGGGCGCGCTCGGCGCGGCGCTCGTCGAGGGCGTGCCGGCGCAGGGGCCGCTGCGCACGCGCTTCGACGCGCTCTGGGCCGCGCTCGATCGGTTCGCCCGCACCGAGCCGCGGGCGTTCGCGTTCCTCGAGCTGCACCACCACGGCGACTACCTCGACGCCGAGTCGCGCGCGGTCGAGCTGCGCGTGCTCGCGCCGATCGCCGCGGTCGTGACCCAGGGCCTCGCCGCCGGCGCGCTGCGCGGTCGCTCGGCGCCGGCGCTGATCATCACGGTGTGGGGCGCGTTCGTCGGGATGGTGCGCGCCACCCGCGCCGGCTACGTCCCGTTCACCGCCGCCCTGTCCCGGGAGGTCGCCGCCAGCGCGTGGGCCGCGATCGCCGCGCCCGCCACCTCGCACGCTCGCAAGGACTCACCATGA
- a CDS encoding RNA polymerase sigma factor: MAPVSAEQLADLARRAQAGDAVATGELLRALYAVVRKQIHFILGSGPAVDDAVQDTMIALHRGLPGFRGEASPRTWAIAIAMRTARRQRRREARHPHGGDDVEVATFDVDQAGAAELAVMRRALATLDLKKREAFVVMGILELTAEEAGRALGTFANTAASRYRHARAELEAYLARRGDESLTTAPTARPPTRETP; this comes from the coding sequence ATGGCGCCGGTGTCGGCCGAACAGCTCGCGGACCTCGCGCGCCGAGCGCAAGCCGGCGACGCGGTCGCGACCGGCGAGCTCCTGCGCGCGCTGTACGCGGTCGTCCGCAAGCAGATCCACTTCATCCTGGGCAGCGGCCCCGCCGTCGACGACGCGGTCCAGGACACGATGATCGCGCTGCACCGCGGCCTGCCCGGGTTCCGCGGCGAGGCCAGCCCGCGCACCTGGGCGATCGCGATCGCGATGCGCACCGCGCGGCGCCAGCGTCGCCGCGAGGCCCGCCACCCCCACGGCGGCGACGACGTCGAGGTCGCGACCTTCGACGTCGATCAGGCCGGCGCCGCCGAGCTGGCGGTGATGCGCCGCGCGCTCGCGACCCTCGATCTCAAGAAGCGTGAGGCGTTCGTGGTGATGGGCATCCTCGAGCTGACGGCCGAGGAGGCCGGCCGCGCGCTCGGCACGTTCGCCAACACCGCCGCCAGCCGCTACCGCCACGCGCGCGCCGAGCTCGAGGCCTACCTGGCCCGTCGCGGTGACGAATCTTTGACGACCGCGCCCACCGCGCGGCCACCAACCAGGGAGACCCCATGA
- a CDS encoding threonylcarbamoyl-AMP synthase produces MKTIPLAEAADRAAEIARVVADGGLACFPVRGAYRIAADARSEAAVQRLMQSKRRAKNHPTLVMVADLASARGVVDGTAWQTTRQLAARLWPGPLTLVLPPSDELPAKVRKVLTRATGTLGVRVPDDVLATNIMRAFGGALLLSSANIEQKPGASSAATVKQRFVHAVDVWVDAGDVTPAPRSTIVAVRDGAWELVRDGAISRADIEQAAA; encoded by the coding sequence ATGAAGACCATCCCGCTCGCCGAGGCCGCCGACCGCGCCGCCGAGATCGCTCGCGTGGTCGCGGACGGTGGGCTCGCGTGCTTCCCGGTGCGGGGCGCGTACCGCATCGCCGCCGACGCCCGGTCCGAGGCCGCGGTCCAGCGCCTGATGCAGAGCAAGCGCCGGGCGAAGAACCACCCGACCTTGGTGATGGTCGCGGACCTCGCCAGCGCCCGCGGCGTCGTCGACGGCACGGCGTGGCAGACCACCCGACAGCTGGCCGCGCGCCTGTGGCCGGGGCCGCTGACGCTGGTGCTGCCGCCGAGCGACGAGCTGCCGGCCAAGGTCCGCAAGGTCCTGACCCGCGCGACCGGCACGCTCGGCGTGCGCGTCCCCGACGACGTCCTCGCGACCAACATCATGCGGGCGTTCGGCGGCGCGCTGCTGCTGTCGAGCGCCAACATCGAGCAGAAGCCGGGCGCCAGCTCGGCGGCGACCGTGAAGCAGCGGTTCGTCCACGCGGTCGACGTCTGGGTCGACGCGGGCGACGTGACGCCGGCGCCGCGCTCGACGATCGTCGCGGTCCGGGACGGCGCCTGGGAGCTGGTGCGCGACGGCGCCATCTCCCGCGCCGACATCGAGCAGGCCGCCGCGTAG
- a CDS encoding DUF1993 domain-containing protein: MNLYDATVPIFTKFLTNLDGWLERATALAAAKKFEPERFVEARLALDQYALRQQVQAACDQAKYTVAKLTGKEPPAHPDTERTMAEVRARIQTCLAYLATFTPDDFVGAEERRCAHDWMGGKGMRGGDYLDHMALPNFHFHLTTAYSILRHNGVELGKIVFIGHLPLS, encoded by the coding sequence ATGAACCTCTACGACGCCACCGTCCCGATCTTCACCAAGTTCTTGACCAACCTCGATGGCTGGCTCGAGCGGGCCACGGCCCTGGCCGCCGCCAAGAAGTTCGAGCCCGAGCGCTTCGTCGAGGCCCGCCTGGCGCTCGATCAGTACGCGCTGCGCCAGCAGGTCCAGGCCGCGTGCGATCAGGCCAAGTACACGGTCGCCAAGCTGACCGGCAAGGAGCCGCCGGCGCACCCCGACACCGAGCGCACGATGGCCGAGGTGCGCGCACGCATCCAGACCTGCCTGGCCTACCTGGCGACGTTCACCCCCGACGACTTCGTCGGCGCCGAGGAGCGCCGCTGCGCCCACGACTGGATGGGCGGCAAGGGCATGCGCGGCGGCGACTACCTCGATCACATGGCGCTGCCGAACTTCCACTTCCACCTGACCACCGCCTACTCGATCCTCCGCCACAACGGCGTCGAGCTGGGCAAGATCGTGTTCATCGGCCACCTGCCGCTGAGCTGA
- a CDS encoding sigma 54-interacting transcriptional regulator encodes METTVTGVDDLGGDEGGWALLASGAGVVLAVSLPARGEVVIGRDPSCQLVLDHERVSRRHAQVRVDGGWAVTDLGSRNGTQVRGEAVPVDATTAVVPGEGFTVGPFTLVIVPRAVSVVRAAIGGSSIAIDDPTLTSPPALVRAVAQSPVNIVITGETGAGKEVLTRALHRLSGRTGPMLAVNCAALAPALLESELFGHERGSFTGAATAKAGLLEAAAGGTVMFDEIGEMPIELQAKLLRAIENREVLRVGSVRPQPIDVRFVAATHRDLAAASVAGTFRRDLFYRLAGITLMVSPLRERPHRVAELAARFALEATGRADALTPAALARLAAHDWPGNVRELKNAIDRAALLAQGGPIGAVHVLFDTVSAAAPPAAVASPVAVGPGPMTAAEASERERIVAALEACAGNQTKAAQRLGVSRATLVTKLRLYRIPRPKAPS; translated from the coding sequence GTGGAGACCACGGTCACGGGCGTCGACGATCTCGGCGGTGACGAAGGCGGCTGGGCGCTGCTGGCCTCCGGGGCCGGCGTGGTGCTGGCGGTGTCGCTGCCCGCGCGCGGCGAGGTCGTGATCGGCCGCGACCCGAGCTGCCAGCTCGTGCTCGACCACGAGCGGGTGTCGCGGCGGCACGCGCAGGTCCGGGTCGACGGCGGCTGGGCCGTGACCGATCTCGGCAGCCGCAACGGCACCCAGGTCCGCGGCGAGGCGGTCCCGGTCGACGCGACGACGGCGGTGGTGCCCGGCGAGGGCTTCACGGTGGGGCCGTTCACGCTCGTGATCGTGCCGCGCGCGGTGTCGGTGGTGCGCGCGGCGATCGGCGGCTCGAGCATCGCGATCGACGACCCGACCTTGACCAGCCCGCCGGCGCTGGTGCGCGCCGTCGCCCAGAGCCCGGTGAACATCGTGATCACCGGCGAGACCGGCGCCGGCAAGGAGGTCCTGACCCGGGCCCTGCACCGGCTGTCGGGGCGCACCGGCCCCATGCTCGCGGTCAACTGCGCCGCGCTGGCCCCGGCGCTGCTCGAGAGCGAGCTGTTCGGACACGAGCGCGGCTCGTTCACCGGCGCGGCGACGGCCAAGGCCGGCCTGCTCGAGGCCGCGGCCGGCGGCACGGTGATGTTCGACGAGATCGGCGAGATGCCGATCGAGCTCCAGGCCAAGCTCCTGCGCGCGATCGAGAACCGCGAGGTGCTGCGGGTCGGATCGGTGCGCCCGCAGCCGATCGACGTGCGGTTCGTCGCGGCGACCCACCGCGACCTGGCGGCGGCCAGCGTGGCCGGCACGTTCCGCCGCGACCTGTTCTACCGGCTCGCCGGGATCACGCTGATGGTGTCGCCGCTGCGCGAGCGGCCCCACCGCGTGGCCGAGCTCGCGGCGCGGTTCGCGCTCGAGGCCACCGGCCGCGCCGACGCGCTGACGCCCGCGGCGCTGGCCCGCCTGGCGGCGCATGACTGGCCCGGCAACGTCCGCGAGCTCAAGAACGCGATCGACCGCGCGGCGCTGCTGGCGCAGGGCGGGCCGATCGGCGCGGTCCACGTGCTGTTCGACACCGTCAGCGCGGCCGCGCCGCCGGCGGCGGTGGCGTCGCCGGTCGCGGTCGGCCCGGGCCCGATGACCGCGGCCGAGGCCAGCGAGCGCGAGCGGATCGTCGCCGCGCTCGAGGCGTGCGCGGGCAACCAGACCAAGGCGGCGCAGCGCCTGGGCGTGTCGCGCGCGACGCTGGTCACCAAGCTGCGGCTCTATCGGATCCCGCGTCCCAAGGCGCCGTCGTGA
- a CDS encoding ferritin-like domain-containing protein, whose amino-acid sequence MLLTREEMSFDFQGAQFDPVKDRELLGWMMNQFLYGEMTGIQVGHWLYDAPDVQAAKFLARQSLEEMQHVDNFLRIMTMLGVAPAKAHWAVRFLSTGMMGGSWAEHVALEMAQGEGFVLMAFYAVIDSLDHKPSVDILRRAVKQEERHVEFGERETAKAIAGKAWLRRRLLGLSLVSMWGVRKLAGYMDKRLNQTGTGEPHPVMRQLPEFLALSNRCAETRLRRIGVLDRPLAELGALKRFALVAEAYGGKALGGLLGLLATPLRLLPFWPKKKRLTDVYLSDPHVAGYTLPAAGEPDPSDA is encoded by the coding sequence ATGTTGCTCACGCGCGAGGAGATGTCGTTCGACTTCCAGGGCGCCCAGTTCGATCCGGTCAAGGACCGCGAGCTGCTCGGCTGGATGATGAACCAGTTCCTCTACGGCGAGATGACCGGCATCCAGGTCGGGCACTGGCTGTACGACGCGCCCGACGTGCAGGCGGCCAAGTTCCTGGCCCGGCAGTCGCTCGAGGAGATGCAGCACGTCGACAACTTCCTGCGCATCATGACGATGCTCGGCGTCGCGCCGGCCAAGGCCCACTGGGCGGTGCGGTTCCTGTCGACGGGGATGATGGGCGGCTCGTGGGCCGAGCACGTCGCGCTCGAGATGGCCCAGGGCGAGGGCTTCGTGCTGATGGCGTTCTACGCGGTGATCGACTCGCTCGATCACAAGCCGTCGGTCGACATCCTGCGGCGCGCGGTCAAGCAGGAGGAGCGCCACGTCGAGTTCGGCGAGCGCGAGACCGCGAAGGCCATCGCCGGCAAGGCCTGGCTGCGGCGACGCCTGCTGGGCCTGTCGCTGGTGTCGATGTGGGGCGTGCGCAAGCTGGCCGGCTACATGGACAAGCGCCTCAACCAGACCGGCACCGGCGAGCCGCACCCGGTCATGCGCCAGCTGCCCGAGTTCCTGGCGCTGTCGAACCGGTGCGCCGAGACCCGGCTGCGCCGGATCGGCGTGCTCGACCGGCCCCTGGCCGAGCTGGGCGCGCTCAAGCGGTTCGCCCTGGTGGCCGAGGCCTACGGCGGCAAGGCGCTGGGCGGCCTGCTGGGCCTGCTGGCCACGCCGCTGCGGCTGTTGCCGTTCTGGCCCAAGAAGAAGCGCCTGACCGACGTCTACCTGAGCGACCCGCACGTCGCCGGCTACACGCTGCCGGCCGCGGGCGAGCCCGATCCCAGCGACGCCTGA